A section of the Marinimicrobium koreense genome encodes:
- a CDS encoding bifunctional diguanylate cyclase/phosphodiesterase, with translation MTETDPDTQADLASNKKTSKWLEAPVLISSLALLGLSLIWAATVHLTDDVLSTASRNTASMATDVADTYEAQVIRALREIDQTLKLVRYDTQRQTPEAAMRELGERDLLPPSLLFSIAVLSPEGNLLATHGNFRLQHPEEHTFFQEALNANQLTLSRPIDTEAGTFLYFARGVGSNQNQASGVVALAVHADYFVSGYDNTTLGDVGALGLVASDNHFRVYRSGDAISTGLPMGNFIGELPKLEDPSLAPLMYHPWDGVERYTVIRELFEFPLSVVVGLSHREQLEPALTTKREYFWRAALASVGLVGVAAILGFLSWRLQRTRQQAMQERVLHAQKVEYLAFHDSLTDLPNRAYFSRLLTQSMHEARRYERQFALLFLDLDRFKHINDSLGHDAGDDLLQEIARRLSRSVRESDVLARLGGDEFVVLLPNIPDPQQVAPVADKILAACGKPFTLAGQEFRVTVSIGITLFPKDGDDEQTLMKNADMAMYHAKELGKNNFQYFSESLNTDSLERLTLESSLRHALERNEFRLFYQPKRSMKSGQITGVEALLRWQHPELGMILPMQFIPVAEENGLIVPIGRWVLRTACQQSVEWQKSGLPPLNMAINLSARQFIDESLLDDIKQALQDTGMSPELLEVEITETMVMRDVETTVDILKELKSMGVRVAIDDFGTGYSSLSTLKQFPVDSIKIDSSFVQDLTRSVEDRGLTEAIIAVGRNLSLNVIAEGVETSEQYEYLKEQACDEFQGFYGNAALPADKLSQLITSLEGNSAEPRE, from the coding sequence ATGACTGAGACTGATCCAGACACCCAAGCTGACCTGGCCTCCAACAAAAAAACGTCTAAATGGTTGGAAGCCCCCGTATTGATCAGCTCACTCGCGCTCCTGGGTTTGAGTCTCATCTGGGCAGCCACCGTCCACCTGACGGACGACGTTCTGAGTACCGCGTCCCGGAACACGGCCTCCATGGCAACCGATGTCGCGGACACCTATGAAGCCCAGGTGATTCGCGCCCTTCGCGAAATCGACCAGACACTCAAATTGGTCCGATACGACACCCAGCGTCAGACACCCGAAGCCGCCATGCGCGAACTCGGTGAACGGGACCTATTGCCTCCAAGTCTACTCTTCTCCATAGCCGTTCTCAGTCCTGAGGGGAACCTTCTGGCGACCCATGGCAACTTCAGGCTACAACACCCTGAAGAGCACACCTTCTTTCAGGAGGCGCTGAATGCCAACCAATTGACGCTCAGCCGCCCGATCGACACTGAAGCCGGCACCTTCCTTTATTTTGCTCGAGGTGTCGGTAGCAACCAGAATCAGGCCTCCGGTGTTGTTGCACTGGCCGTGCACGCGGATTACTTCGTCAGTGGTTACGATAACACCACCCTGGGCGATGTGGGCGCGCTTGGACTGGTAGCCAGCGACAACCATTTCCGGGTCTACCGCAGTGGGGATGCGATCAGCACCGGCTTACCGATGGGCAATTTTATCGGGGAGCTTCCAAAGCTTGAGGACCCTTCTTTGGCGCCGTTGATGTATCACCCCTGGGATGGAGTCGAGCGCTATACAGTAATACGTGAACTGTTTGAATTTCCTCTCTCGGTGGTCGTTGGGCTGTCTCACAGGGAACAGCTGGAGCCGGCTCTGACCACAAAACGCGAATACTTTTGGCGGGCAGCGCTGGCAAGCGTGGGCTTGGTTGGTGTTGCTGCCATCCTCGGATTTCTGAGCTGGAGACTGCAACGGACGCGGCAACAGGCCATGCAGGAGCGTGTACTACACGCACAGAAAGTGGAATACCTGGCTTTTCATGACAGTCTGACTGACTTACCGAACCGGGCATACTTCAGTCGTTTACTGACACAGTCAATGCACGAAGCCCGTCGCTACGAACGTCAATTTGCCCTCCTCTTTCTGGACCTCGACCGTTTCAAGCACATCAATGATTCTCTCGGTCACGATGCGGGCGATGATCTGTTGCAGGAAATTGCCCGGCGCCTCTCTCGCTCGGTGCGGGAGAGCGACGTGTTGGCGCGCCTCGGCGGCGATGAGTTTGTTGTCTTGCTGCCCAACATTCCCGACCCGCAGCAAGTGGCACCCGTCGCGGACAAGATTCTCGCCGCCTGCGGAAAGCCATTCACTCTGGCAGGGCAGGAGTTCCGGGTCACCGTCAGTATCGGCATCACTCTCTTCCCGAAGGACGGGGACGACGAACAGACATTGATGAAGAACGCGGACATGGCCATGTACCATGCCAAAGAGCTGGGGAAAAACAATTTCCAGTATTTCTCCGAGTCCCTGAACACGGACTCCCTGGAGCGGCTGACCCTGGAATCCAGCTTGCGCCACGCCCTGGAACGGAACGAATTCCGCCTGTTTTACCAGCCCAAACGCAGCATGAAGAGTGGCCAGATTACCGGTGTCGAGGCCCTGCTCCGCTGGCAGCATCCGGAACTGGGGATGATTCTGCCCATGCAGTTCATTCCGGTGGCCGAGGAAAACGGTCTTATCGTTCCCATCGGTCGCTGGGTATTGCGCACCGCGTGCCAGCAGAGCGTCGAATGGCAAAAAAGCGGCCTACCGCCATTGAACATGGCCATCAACTTATCGGCCCGTCAATTTATCGATGAGAGCTTATTGGATGATATCAAGCAGGCTCTTCAGGACACTGGCATGAGTCCCGAGCTCTTGGAGGTCGAGATTACTGAAACAATGGTAATGCGCGACGTAGAAACCACGGTGGACATTCTGAAGGAGCTCAAATCGATGGGCGTCCGAGTCGCTATTGATGACTTTGGAACAGGCTACTCCTCTTTATCCACCTTGAAGCAGTTTCCGGTGGATTCCATCAAGATCGACTCCTCCTTTGTCCAGGACCTGACCCGAAGCGTTGAGGATCGAGGCTTGACGGAAGCCATCATTGCCGTTGGCCGGAACCTGAGCCTGAACGTCATCGCGGAGGGAGTGGAAACCTCCGAACAGTACGAATATCTGAAGGAGCAGGCCTGTGATGAGTTTCAGGGGTTTTACGGAAACGCGGCACTGCCCGCGGACAAATTGAGTCAGCTGATCACAAGTTTAGAGGGCAATAGCGCCGAGCCCCGGGAGTAA
- the fis gene encoding DNA-binding transcriptional regulator Fis, producing the protein MGDTGHTHTLTHGQSLRGCVEQAMENYFQNLDGQPVSDVYNMVMAEVEAPMLEIVLKYTRHNQTRAAQVLGLNRGTLRKKLKQYDLL; encoded by the coding sequence ATGGGCGATACGGGCCATACCCATACGCTCACCCACGGACAGTCCCTGCGGGGCTGCGTGGAACAGGCCATGGAGAACTACTTTCAAAACCTCGACGGCCAGCCCGTCAGCGACGTGTACAACATGGTGATGGCCGAAGTGGAAGCGCCCATGCTGGAGATCGTCCTCAAGTACACCCGTCACAACCAGACCCGTGCCGCCCAGGTGCTGGGGCTGAACCGTGGCACGCTGCGCAAGAAGCTCAAGCAGTACGACCTGCTCTGA
- the dusB gene encoding tRNA dihydrouridine synthase DusB: MFRIGTHQIDSRVILAPMAGVTDRPFRQLCRKLGAGLVVSEMVTSDASLWNSRKSRLRLDHAGESEPISVQIAGGDPAMMADAARLNADNGAQIIDINMGCPAKKVCKKAAGSALLRDEPLVADILQAVVAATNLPVTLKIRTGWDRDNRNAVRVARMAEDIGIQALAVHGRTRADRYQGQAEYDTIAAVVDAVTIPVFANGDIDSPYKAQQVLDQTGAHAVMIGRAAQGRPWIFREIDHYLRFGRTVPEPSLTEVRDILSSHLRDLYGFYGDYLGPRIARKHLGWYLQTVPGSDPFRQAFNRMDNAQEQLDSVLKYFEQLIEQEDQAA; this comes from the coding sequence GTGTTTCGGATCGGTACCCATCAAATAGACAGCCGGGTGATTCTCGCGCCCATGGCGGGTGTGACGGATCGTCCTTTTCGGCAGCTGTGTCGGAAACTGGGTGCCGGCCTGGTGGTCTCGGAAATGGTGACGTCGGATGCAAGCCTTTGGAACAGCCGCAAAAGTCGGCTGCGCCTGGACCACGCCGGCGAGTCGGAACCGATTTCAGTGCAGATTGCTGGAGGCGACCCGGCCATGATGGCCGACGCCGCCCGACTCAACGCGGACAACGGCGCCCAGATCATCGACATCAATATGGGCTGCCCCGCCAAGAAAGTGTGCAAAAAGGCCGCCGGCTCCGCTCTACTCAGAGATGAGCCTCTGGTGGCCGATATACTGCAGGCAGTGGTAGCGGCGACCAACCTGCCGGTCACCCTGAAAATACGCACCGGCTGGGACCGGGATAATCGCAATGCGGTGCGCGTGGCACGGATGGCGGAGGATATCGGCATTCAGGCCTTGGCCGTACACGGCCGGACGCGGGCCGATCGCTATCAGGGCCAAGCGGAATACGACACCATAGCCGCCGTGGTGGATGCGGTAACCATCCCGGTATTTGCCAATGGTGATATCGACAGTCCGTACAAGGCGCAACAGGTACTCGACCAGACCGGCGCTCACGCCGTCATGATCGGTCGAGCCGCCCAGGGGCGCCCCTGGATTTTTCGGGAAATCGATCACTACCTGCGTTTTGGTAGAACGGTTCCCGAACCGTCACTGACTGAAGTCAGGGACATTCTCAGCAGTCATTTGCGTGACCTCTACGGATTTTATGGCGACTATTTGGGCCCGCGCATCGCTCGCAAGCACCTGGGCTGGTACTTGCAGACGGTACCCGGTAGCGACCCGTTTCGTCAGGCGTTTAACCGTATGGACAACGCACAAGAACAACTGGACAGCGTTCTGAAGTACTTTGAACAGCTGATAGAACAAGAGGATCAAGCGGCATGA
- the purD gene encoding phosphoribosylamine--glycine ligase: protein MNLLVIGGGGREHALAWKAAQSPKVNKVFVAPGNAGTALEKNLVNVDIDVLDFPALAEFAQHNDVALTIVGPEAPLVEGVVDYFAERDLPCFGPTKGAAQLEGSKAFTKDFLARHQIPSADYQTFTEVEPALAYLEEKGAPIVVKADGLAAGKGVIVAETLDQAQDAVRDMLSGNAFGDAGCRVVIEEFLTGEEASFIVMVDGKHILPMATSQDHKRVGEGDTGPNTGGMGAYSPAPVVTPEVHERIMQQVIVPTVEGMAAEGNPYTGFLYAGLMITPDGQPKVIEYNCRFGDPETQPIMLRLKSDLAELCQIALDGKLDQAHTDWDERAAVGVVLAAGGYPGSYNKGDEISGLPTEETPGERVFHAGTKTASGKVVTSGGRVLCATALGNTVSEAQQRAYALADRIQWDGVFYRKDIAYRAIEREQR from the coding sequence ATGAACCTACTGGTCATCGGCGGCGGCGGACGTGAACACGCCCTCGCCTGGAAGGCGGCCCAGAGCCCCAAGGTCAACAAAGTGTTTGTGGCCCCCGGCAACGCCGGCACGGCCCTGGAGAAAAACCTGGTCAACGTGGATATCGACGTGCTGGATTTTCCGGCTCTGGCAGAGTTCGCCCAGCACAATGACGTAGCGCTGACCATCGTCGGCCCGGAAGCGCCGCTGGTCGAAGGCGTGGTGGACTACTTCGCCGAACGCGATCTGCCCTGCTTCGGCCCCACCAAGGGCGCCGCCCAGTTGGAAGGCTCCAAGGCCTTTACCAAAGACTTTCTGGCCCGGCACCAGATCCCCTCCGCGGATTACCAGACCTTCACCGAGGTGGAGCCCGCCCTGGCCTACCTGGAAGAGAAAGGTGCGCCCATCGTGGTCAAAGCCGACGGCCTGGCCGCCGGTAAAGGCGTGATCGTGGCGGAAACCCTGGATCAGGCCCAGGACGCCGTGCGTGACATGCTCTCCGGCAATGCCTTTGGGGACGCCGGTTGCCGCGTGGTGATCGAAGAATTTCTCACCGGTGAAGAAGCCAGCTTTATCGTCATGGTGGACGGCAAACATATTCTGCCCATGGCCACCAGCCAGGACCACAAGCGTGTGGGTGAAGGCGATACCGGCCCCAACACCGGCGGCATGGGCGCCTACTCCCCGGCCCCGGTGGTCACCCCCGAGGTGCACGAGCGCATCATGCAGCAGGTGATTGTCCCGACCGTGGAGGGCATGGCCGCCGAAGGCAACCCCTACACCGGCTTCCTGTACGCCGGCCTGATGATCACCCCGGACGGCCAGCCGAAAGTGATCGAATACAACTGCCGGTTCGGCGACCCCGAAACCCAGCCGATCATGCTGCGCCTGAAGTCCGACCTGGCCGAGCTGTGCCAGATCGCACTGGACGGCAAACTCGATCAGGCCCATACCGACTGGGACGAGCGCGCCGCGGTCGGCGTCGTGCTCGCCGCCGGTGGTTACCCGGGCAGCTATAACAAGGGCGACGAAATCAGCGGTCTCCCTACCGAAGAGACCCCCGGTGAGCGCGTATTCCACGCCGGCACCAAGACCGCCTCCGGTAAAGTCGTCACCAGCGGCGGCCGGGTGTTGTGTGCCACCGCCCTGGGCAATACTGTCAGCGAAGCGCAGCAGCGCGCCTACGCCCTGGCCGATCGCATCCAGTGGGACGGGGTTTTCTACCGTAAGGATATCGCCTATCGGGCGATTGAGCGGGAACAGCGCTAA
- the purH gene encoding bifunctional phosphoribosylaminoimidazolecarboxamide formyltransferase/IMP cyclohydrolase → MTTDLAPVNRALISVSDKTGIVEFAQALHQRGVEILSTGGTFRLLKENGIPAVEVSDYTGFPEMMDGRVKTLHPKVHGGILGRRGQDDAVMGEHGINAIDMVVVNLYPFEQTVAKPGCTLEDAVENIDIGGPTMVRAAAKNHAHVNIVVNASDYARILAELDANNGKTSLNLRFDLAIKAYEHTAAYDGAIANYFGRKVEGGSEHFPRTFNSQFQKTQEMRYGENPHQKAAFYVEQNPTEACIATAKQLQGKELSYNNVADTDAALECVKSFEQPACVIVKHANPCGVATAANLKDAYDLAFATDPESAFGGIIAFNRELDGATAQAIVERQFVEVIIAPTVSDEAVQVVAAKKNVRLLACGQWGTERIDGLDYKRVNGGLLVQDRDNGMVAESDLKVVTKRAPSEQEIRDLLFAWKVAKFVKSNAIVYAKNNQTIGVGAGQMSRVNSARIAGIKAEHAGLEVKGSVMASDAFFPFRDGLDNAGAAGIAAVIQPGGSMRDEEVIAAADEHNIAMVFTGMRHFRH, encoded by the coding sequence ATGACCACCGACCTAGCACCCGTAAATCGTGCGCTGATCAGCGTCTCTGACAAAACCGGCATTGTGGAATTTGCCCAGGCACTGCACCAGCGCGGTGTGGAGATCCTGTCCACCGGCGGCACCTTCCGCCTGCTCAAGGAAAACGGCATTCCCGCCGTGGAAGTCTCTGACTACACCGGCTTCCCTGAGATGATGGACGGACGGGTCAAAACCCTGCACCCGAAAGTGCACGGTGGCATTCTCGGCCGGCGCGGGCAGGATGACGCGGTCATGGGCGAACACGGCATTAATGCCATCGACATGGTGGTGGTCAACCTCTACCCCTTCGAGCAGACCGTGGCCAAGCCCGGCTGCACCCTGGAAGATGCCGTAGAGAACATCGACATCGGTGGCCCCACCATGGTCCGAGCCGCCGCCAAGAACCATGCCCACGTCAACATCGTGGTCAACGCCAGCGACTATGCGCGCATTCTGGCCGAGCTGGATGCCAACAACGGCAAAACCAGCCTGAACCTGCGTTTTGACCTGGCCATCAAGGCCTACGAGCACACCGCCGCCTACGACGGCGCCATTGCCAACTACTTCGGCCGCAAGGTCGAGGGTGGCAGCGAGCACTTCCCGCGCACCTTCAACAGTCAGTTCCAGAAAACCCAGGAAATGCGCTACGGGGAAAACCCGCACCAGAAGGCGGCTTTCTACGTGGAGCAGAACCCCACTGAAGCCTGCATCGCCACCGCCAAGCAGTTGCAGGGCAAAGAGCTGTCCTACAACAACGTGGCGGACACCGACGCCGCCCTGGAGTGTGTGAAGAGTTTTGAGCAGCCCGCCTGTGTGATCGTCAAGCACGCCAACCCCTGTGGCGTGGCGACCGCGGCCAATCTGAAAGACGCCTACGACCTGGCCTTTGCCACCGACCCGGAATCCGCCTTTGGTGGCATCATCGCCTTCAACCGCGAGCTGGACGGTGCCACCGCCCAGGCGATCGTCGAGCGTCAGTTTGTGGAAGTGATCATCGCCCCCACCGTGTCCGATGAGGCCGTGCAGGTCGTGGCCGCCAAGAAGAACGTCCGCCTGCTGGCCTGCGGCCAGTGGGGCACCGAGCGCATCGACGGGCTGGATTACAAGCGCGTCAACGGCGGCCTGCTGGTGCAGGATCGCGACAACGGCATGGTAGCCGAGTCGGACCTGAAAGTGGTCACCAAACGTGCGCCCAGCGAGCAGGAAATCCGCGATCTGCTGTTTGCCTGGAAGGTCGCCAAGTTTGTGAAATCCAACGCGATCGTCTACGCCAAAAACAACCAGACCATCGGTGTCGGTGCAGGCCAGATGAGCCGCGTCAACTCCGCGCGCATCGCCGGCATCAAGGCCGAGCACGCCGGCCTGGAAGTGAAGGGCTCAGTGATGGCCTCAGACGCCTTCTTCCCGTTCCGCGACGGCCTGGACAACGCCGGTGCCGCCGGCATTGCCGCGGTGATTCAGCCCGGCGGCTCCATGCGCGACGAGGAAGTGATCGCCGCCGCCGACGAGCACAACATCGCCATGGTATTCACCGGCATGCGCCATTTCCGGCATTAA
- a CDS encoding porin, giving the protein MDSRTLPETNNSTVSTRLSMKQLPAIRLSHVLLIVSFIALPVRGDVTAPSWNINGFGTLGVAHSDEDQADFTTGLLADEGAGYSDEWSLKVDSKVGVQLTANFASKFKAVLQVVSEQGHDGSFDPQIEWANVSYDITPELTVRIGRTVQPSFMTSEYRKVGYANPTVRPPAEVYNLVPVTNSDGIDVSYQSRFNEVTNTLHLLFGKKTTDLPDGFEMESDDSFTLANTLEWRDTTLFAAYSQTDLTVDVLTPFFNGFRAFGPEGEYIADRFDLDDTTVRIISLGGRYDPGTWFILGEWANNRSRSFVGEHRGWYLTGGVRIASLTPYLTFADQRAKGDLSHPGLPFPQAQPLNETLNLLLSQNTSDQSRIAVGARWDFAPSVALKVQYDRIDLRRGTRGVLSNTQPGFEGDEPVSVFSTTVDFVF; this is encoded by the coding sequence ATGGATTCCCGCACGTTGCCTGAAACTAATAATAGTACCGTCAGTACAAGGCTTTCAATGAAACAACTCCCGGCTATTCGCTTGAGCCATGTGCTGCTCATCGTGTCCTTTATCGCACTTCCTGTCCGCGGCGACGTCACCGCTCCATCCTGGAATATCAATGGTTTCGGCACGCTCGGGGTCGCGCACTCCGATGAAGACCAGGCGGATTTCACCACAGGGCTACTCGCCGATGAAGGCGCTGGGTACAGCGATGAATGGAGCCTGAAGGTAGACAGTAAAGTGGGCGTTCAGCTGACCGCCAATTTTGCTTCGAAATTCAAAGCCGTCCTTCAGGTGGTATCGGAACAGGGTCATGATGGCTCCTTTGACCCACAGATTGAGTGGGCAAATGTGAGCTACGACATTACGCCCGAGCTCACCGTTCGTATCGGGCGAACGGTGCAGCCGTCATTTATGACCTCCGAGTACCGAAAAGTTGGCTATGCCAACCCTACCGTTCGGCCACCCGCCGAGGTCTACAATCTGGTTCCCGTAACCAACTCCGATGGTATCGACGTCTCTTACCAAAGCCGTTTCAACGAGGTCACCAACACGTTGCATCTGCTTTTCGGGAAGAAGACCACCGATCTGCCCGACGGATTTGAAATGGAATCGGACGACTCTTTTACCCTCGCGAACACACTGGAGTGGCGCGACACAACCTTATTCGCGGCTTATTCGCAGACAGATCTGACCGTGGACGTACTGACGCCCTTCTTTAACGGATTCCGCGCTTTTGGCCCCGAAGGCGAGTACATCGCAGACCGATTTGATCTCGATGACACTACCGTGCGCATTATCAGTCTCGGCGGACGGTACGATCCCGGCACCTGGTTTATTCTGGGAGAGTGGGCCAACAACAGGTCCCGATCTTTCGTAGGCGAGCACCGGGGCTGGTACCTGACCGGTGGGGTTCGGATCGCGTCATTGACCCCCTATCTGACCTTCGCAGACCAACGAGCCAAAGGTGATTTATCTCATCCGGGCCTGCCTTTCCCACAGGCCCAGCCTTTGAACGAAACGCTAAACCTGCTGTTGTCCCAGAACACCTCCGACCAGAGCCGCATTGCGGTCGGTGCTCGCTGGGATTTCGCTCCGAGCGTTGCTCTGAAAGTTCAGTACGACCGCATAGACCTGAGACGCGGAACGCGCGGCGTACTATCGAACACCCAGCCCGGCTTTGAGGGAGACGAGCCCGTCTCTGTATTCAGTACCACTGTCGACTTTGTCTTCTAG
- a CDS encoding cellulase family glycosylhydrolase — MTFSKIKTISGAFLLAAGLMVAPITQAQSVQCDYLVQSDWGAGAIASIQITNNDTSAINGWQVSWEYEHSTITNLWNAELEGANPYSATNLSWNQSILPGQSIEFGFQVSQNGDAEVPELSGALCSGASSSSSSSVSSSSSSSQSSSSSSVISSSSSSSSVSSSASSSSSSSVSDPGGLTAVELTEQMGVGWNVGNSLDAIGGETAWGNPEITRELIDRVKAAGFDTLRVPVAWSQFSDAENFIIEESWKNRVEEVVNYALDADLYVIMNIHWDGGWMQPTYADQEYVNNRLAIMWTQIAEHFEAYDHRLLFAGTNEVMVEGDYGTPTEEYYTVQNSFNQTFVDTVRATGGNNADRYLVVQGFNTNIDHTVNFAEIPEDTVSDRLLMEVHYYDPYNFTLNESSNITQWGSIATDPNVTETWANESYVDNQFQRMQTNFVDQGVGVILGEYGVISRQNVEDHDTYRRYWNEYITQSALDHGMVPVYWDNGYAGNGGFALFDRYSGSVIEPELVEVLVEASD; from the coding sequence ATGACGTTTTCAAAGATAAAAACAATCAGTGGCGCTTTTTTGTTGGCCGCCGGATTAATGGTGGCCCCGATCACCCAGGCTCAATCCGTTCAATGCGATTATCTGGTTCAAAGTGATTGGGGCGCTGGCGCCATTGCGAGCATCCAGATTACCAATAACGACACCTCGGCGATCAATGGTTGGCAGGTGAGTTGGGAGTATGAGCACAGCACCATTACCAACCTTTGGAATGCCGAACTGGAGGGCGCCAATCCCTACAGTGCGACCAACCTGAGCTGGAATCAGTCGATCCTGCCGGGGCAGTCGATTGAATTTGGTTTTCAGGTGAGTCAGAACGGCGACGCGGAAGTGCCGGAGCTGTCGGGTGCTCTCTGTAGTGGGGCGAGCTCGTCCAGCAGCTCGTCGGTTTCGTCGAGTTCCAGTAGCTCGCAGTCCTCATCGAGTAGTTCGGTCATTAGCTCATCCAGCAGTAGCTCCTCCGTTTCGTCGAGCGCTTCCAGTTCGTCCAGTTCCTCTGTGAGCGACCCCGGGGGGCTGACGGCCGTGGAGCTGACCGAGCAGATGGGCGTTGGCTGGAATGTCGGCAACTCCCTGGACGCCATTGGCGGTGAAACCGCCTGGGGGAATCCCGAAATTACCCGGGAGCTGATCGATAGGGTAAAAGCCGCGGGTTTCGACACGCTTCGGGTGCCGGTAGCCTGGAGTCAGTTCTCCGATGCCGAAAATTTCATCATCGAGGAGAGTTGGAAAAACCGGGTAGAGGAAGTGGTCAACTACGCGCTGGACGCGGACCTGTATGTGATCATGAACATCCACTGGGACGGTGGCTGGATGCAGCCCACTTACGCGGATCAGGAGTATGTCAACAATCGTCTGGCCATCATGTGGACCCAGATAGCCGAGCACTTTGAGGCCTACGATCATCGACTGCTGTTTGCCGGTACCAATGAGGTAATGGTCGAAGGCGATTACGGGACGCCAACCGAGGAGTACTACACCGTCCAGAACAGCTTCAATCAGACCTTTGTCGACACCGTGCGCGCGACCGGTGGCAACAACGCGGATCGTTATCTGGTGGTTCAGGGGTTCAATACCAACATTGATCACACCGTGAACTTCGCCGAGATTCCCGAGGATACGGTTAGTGATCGGCTGTTGATGGAGGTGCATTACTATGACCCCTACAACTTTACGTTGAACGAAAGCAGCAACATTACCCAGTGGGGTTCGATCGCAACCGACCCGAATGTCACCGAAACCTGGGCCAATGAGTCCTACGTGGATAACCAGTTCCAGCGGATGCAGACGAACTTCGTCGACCAGGGTGTCGGGGTCATTCTGGGTGAATATGGCGTGATTTCACGGCAGAATGTCGAAGATCACGATACCTATCGGCGCTATTGGAATGAATACATTACCCAGTCAGCGCTTGATCACGGTATGGTGCCAGTCTATTGGGACAATGGCTATGCCGGAAACGGCGGTTTCGCACTGTTTGATCGCTACAGTGGCAGCGTCATTGAGCCGGAGCTGGTGGAGGTGCTGGTAGAGGCCTCCGACTGA
- a CDS encoding phosphate ABC transporter substrate-binding protein — MPLFLKKIIMTGLLSTLGNLVYAEVVVVVPNESPIQELTSLQLSDIYLGRLTQLPGGEPVRPIDQTEQTPAHGEFYQQYLGRTPAQIRSHWSRLIFTGRGQPPKAVRSNDDMARELSRNPNTIGYMAPEAVPDSLRILTIGS; from the coding sequence ATGCCACTATTTCTCAAAAAGATAATAATGACCGGGCTGTTGAGTACGCTTGGAAACCTCGTCTACGCTGAAGTCGTTGTGGTGGTTCCAAACGAAAGCCCCATACAGGAGCTGACGTCACTTCAACTGAGCGATATTTACCTCGGGCGTCTCACTCAGCTGCCGGGCGGCGAACCCGTCCGCCCCATTGATCAGACGGAGCAGACCCCGGCTCATGGTGAATTTTATCAGCAGTACCTCGGTCGAACACCGGCACAGATCCGGTCACATTGGTCCCGTCTGATTTTTACCGGCCGCGGCCAGCCACCAAAAGCGGTGCGCAGCAATGACGATATGGCCAGAGAGTTGAGCCGCAACCCCAATACCATTGGCTACATGGCCCCGGAGGCTGTCCCCGATAGCCTACGCATTCTCACCATAGGGTCGTGA